In Flavobacterium sp. WV_118_3, one DNA window encodes the following:
- a CDS encoding phosphoribosyltransferase family protein, with product MKNIILTQQEINHKTKRIAYQIYETFADEQEVVLAGIAANGYIFAQKIARELKQISDLNIVLCEVKINKTQPQEAIQTSLTPAEYANKNLVLIDDVLNSGTTLIYGVKHFLDVPLKKFKTAVLVDRNHKKYPVKADFKGLSLSTSLLEHIQVVFEESEEYAYLS from the coding sequence ATGAAGAATATCATTCTGACACAACAGGAAATTAATCATAAAACCAAGCGAATCGCATATCAGATCTACGAAACCTTTGCCGACGAACAAGAAGTGGTTTTGGCCGGAATTGCAGCCAACGGTTATATTTTTGCGCAGAAAATAGCCCGCGAACTAAAACAGATTTCCGATCTTAACATTGTACTGTGTGAGGTTAAAATAAACAAAACACAACCACAGGAAGCCATACAGACTTCGTTAACTCCGGCGGAATACGCAAACAAAAATCTGGTATTAATCGACGATGTCCTAAACTCCGGCACTACTTTGATCTACGGCGTAAAGCATTTCCTTGACGTACCGTTAAAGAAATTTAAAACCGCAGTACTGGTAGACCGAAATCATAAAAAATACCCGGTAAAAGCCGATTTTAAAGGATTATCCTTATCGACTTCCCTATTGGAACACATACAAGTGGTTTTCGAAGAGTCGGAAGAATATGCTTATTTAAGCTAA
- a CDS encoding methyltransferase domain-containing protein, which translates to MTTFNKDYWENRYQNDEAPWDTGSVTAPMKAYIDQITDKNLTILIPGAGNAHELDYLFSQGFHNVYVIDLAPTPLENIKLRNPDFPDAQLIQGDFFELKHTFDLVLEQTFFCALSPELRPQYAAKMHEILNPGGKIAGLLFDFPLTEAGPPFGGSETEYRKLFSDTFTIKTLERAHNSIKPRQDRELFFIFEKK; encoded by the coding sequence ATGACAACATTTAACAAAGACTACTGGGAAAACCGTTACCAAAACGACGAAGCCCCCTGGGACACCGGTTCGGTGACTGCTCCGATGAAAGCGTATATTGATCAAATAACAGATAAAAACCTGACGATATTAATTCCGGGTGCCGGCAATGCCCATGAACTGGATTATCTTTTTTCGCAGGGTTTTCATAATGTCTATGTGATTGATCTGGCACCAACACCATTAGAGAACATTAAATTACGAAATCCGGATTTTCCGGATGCGCAATTAATTCAGGGTGATTTTTTTGAGTTAAAGCACACTTTTGATCTCGTATTGGAACAAACTTTTTTTTGCGCGTTGTCACCGGAATTACGTCCTCAATATGCTGCCAAAATGCACGAAATTCTAAATCCGGGTGGCAAAATAGCAGGATTATTATTTGATTTTCCACTAACCGAAGCCGGACCTCCATTTGGCGGAAGCGAAACCGAATACCGCAAGCTATTTTCGGATACTTTTACAATTAAAACACTGGAAAGAGCACACAATTCGATAAAACCAAGACAGGATCGGGAACTGTTTTTTATCTTTGAAAAAAAATAA
- a CDS encoding RNA-binding S4 domain-containing protein, whose amino-acid sequence MRVDKYLWCVRYYKTRNIATEACKKGHITVNGQAAKPSREVFPTDKITLRRDQINYILTVLDIPANRVGPKLVDIYRKDETPAEAFEHLELLRLSKEHYRAKGTGRPTKKDRRDIDDYTDEPSIDFEDDNI is encoded by the coding sequence ATGAGAGTGGATAAATATTTGTGGTGTGTCCGCTACTACAAAACGAGAAACATTGCTACAGAGGCATGTAAAAAAGGACATATCACCGTAAATGGGCAGGCTGCCAAACCTTCACGGGAAGTTTTTCCTACCGATAAAATTACCTTACGCAGAGACCAGATCAACTATATTTTAACCGTTTTAGACATTCCCGCGAATCGGGTTGGTCCAAAACTGGTCGATATTTACCGTAAAGACGAAACACCGGCTGAGGCTTTTGAACACCTGGAATTACTTCGTCTTTCCAAAGAACACTATAGAGCTAAAGGTACCGGACGACCAACTAAAAAAGACCGTCGCGACATTGACGATTATACCGACGAACCCTCTATTGATTTTGAAGATGACAACATTTAA
- a CDS encoding FKBP-type peptidylprolyl isomerase: MNRFFKIVGSALLMATLFACDDNGNSTVEVRDYGQQFASDIVAIENYLKTHYIEVTHNVNGDVNETTITAIPDGGSQVSIWDQTTYPLQTKIVKLHNIEYKVYYLKLAAGTGDAPCGIDKVYTSYRGLLLTDGQFDYAPNATEINLLGAIKGWEYIFPEFKRGTSVENPDGTLGYKDYGAGVVFLPSGLGYYSSYVGSIPEYSPLVFTFKLFDIQFLDQDGDGVLSRYEYGFDANGALIDTDGDGVADVFDIDDDNDGVLTKDEIRIPGSTTGAQYSFDQIPTCDTPNSNGKKRHLDPSCH; this comes from the coding sequence ATGAATAGATTCTTTAAGATAGTGGGAAGTGCATTGTTAATGGCTACTCTTTTTGCCTGTGACGATAATGGTAATTCTACTGTTGAAGTCCGGGATTACGGTCAACAATTTGCTTCAGATATCGTAGCTATTGAAAATTATTTGAAAACACATTATATTGAGGTAACTCATAATGTGAATGGTGATGTGAATGAAACAACTATCACGGCTATCCCTGACGGCGGTTCGCAGGTTTCTATCTGGGATCAGACAACCTATCCGTTACAAACTAAAATTGTAAAACTGCACAATATAGAATATAAGGTATATTATCTGAAACTTGCTGCAGGTACAGGAGATGCACCTTGTGGTATTGATAAAGTATATACGTCTTATCGAGGATTGTTACTAACGGACGGTCAGTTTGATTATGCGCCAAATGCAACTGAAATTAACCTTTTGGGAGCTATTAAAGGTTGGGAATATATCTTCCCGGAATTTAAAAGAGGGACGTCTGTTGAAAATCCGGATGGAACTTTAGGTTATAAAGATTACGGAGCCGGTGTGGTATTCCTGCCTTCCGGTTTAGGATATTATTCCAGTTATGTGGGAAGTATTCCGGAATATTCGCCATTGGTGTTTACATTTAAGTTGTTCGATATCCAGTTCCTGGATCAGGATGGAGACGGTGTTTTATCGCGTTACGAATACGGTTTTGATGCCAATGGTGCCTTAATCGATACGGATGGCGATGGTGTAGCCGATGTTTTTGATATCGATGATGATAACGATGGGGTTTTAACTAAAGATGAAATCCGTATACCGGGATCAACAACCGGAGCACAATATTCATTTGATCAAATTCCAACCTGTGACACTCCGAATAGTAACGGTAAAAAGAGACATTTAGACCCAAGTTGTCACTAG
- a CDS encoding IS3 family transposase (programmed frameshift): protein MKDKESKAIKRSQKDYNMAFKLAVITRVEQGEMTYRQAQSVYGIQGRSTVLVWLRKYGNLDWSKPNLLFMSKSKETPAQIIKRLEKELADEKLRNTILNTMIDISDSQYGTQIPKKVFSQTIFRLREGAGISLSKSCRLFGMSRQAIYQEQKRIFHRESALLKVKHLVLSLRLEMPRIGTRKLYYLLSKQFDQQGVKIGRDALFDYLRREKLLVKPMKSYAKTTYSKHWLHKYENLLKECEINRPEQVYVSDITYIKSHQKTHYLSLVTDAYSRKIMGYKLSDDMSSENVVQALKMAVLNRKSTLPLIHHSDRGLQYCSKIYQKVLAKNGITPSMTDGYDCYQNALAERINGILKNEFLIYKCKDGQTLEKLIKTAIQTYNNKRPHLSLKMKTPNFIHQKNQPENLTG, encoded by the exons ATGAAAGACAAAGAAAGCAAGGCTATTAAGCGTAGTCAAAAGGATTACAACATGGCTTTTAAATTAGCTGTAATTACCCGAGTTGAACAAGGTGAAATGACTTATAGGCAGGCTCAATCTGTTTATGGAATCCAGGGAAGAAGTACTGTTTTGGTTTGGCTTCGAAAATATGGTAACTTAGACTGGAGTAAACCAAATCTGTTATTTATGTCTAAATCTAAAGAAACCCCGGCTCAAATTATTAAACGATTAGAGAAAGAACTGGCCGATGAGAAACTTCGAAATACGATTCTCAATACGATGATCGACATTTCTGATAGTCAGTACGGAACTCAGATCC CGAAAAAAGTTTTCTCCCAAACCATCTTCCGACTCCGGGAAGGAGCAGGAATAAGTTTGTCCAAAAGTTGCCGATTGTTTGGGATGAGTAGACAAGCTATATATCAGGAACAAAAAAGAATCTTCCATCGGGAATCTGCCTTACTCAAAGTAAAGCATCTGGTTCTTTCTTTGCGATTGGAAATGCCACGTATAGGAACACGTAAACTATATTATCTACTTTCGAAGCAATTTGATCAACAGGGTGTAAAGATAGGTCGTGATGCTTTATTTGATTATCTAAGAAGGGAGAAGTTACTTGTTAAACCAATGAAGAGTTACGCTAAAACTACCTATTCTAAACATTGGCTACACAAGTACGAAAATCTTTTGAAAGAATGTGAAATTAACCGTCCCGAACAGGTATACGTTAGTGATATTACTTATATCAAATCACATCAGAAAACGCATTATCTATCTTTAGTTACTGATGCTTATAGTAGAAAAATAATGGGATACAAACTCAGTGATGATATGAGTTCTGAAAATGTGGTACAGGCATTAAAAATGGCTGTACTGAATAGGAAATCAACATTACCACTGATACATCACTCCGATAGAGGATTACAATATTGTTCTAAAATTTATCAGAAAGTATTAGCTAAAAACGGTATTACGCCCTCTATGACCGACGGATATGATTGTTATCAGAATGCGTTAGCTGAGAGAATAAACGGAATTTTAAAAAACGAATTTTTGATTTATAAATGTAAAGACGGACAAACATTAGAAAAACTCATAAAAACAGCAATACAAACCTATAATAATAAAAGACCACATTTGAGTCTGAAAATGAAAACACCTAACTTTATACATCAAAAAAACCAGCCAGAAAACCTGACTGGTTAA
- a CDS encoding transketolase C-terminal domain-containing protein: MKKYTNTGNKDTRSGFGAGLTELGQKNENVVALCADLIGSLKMDDFKKNHPERFFQIGIAEANMIGIAAGMTIGGKIPFTGTFANFSTGRVYDQIRQSVAYSDKNVKICASHAGLTLGEDGATHQILEDIGLMKMLPGMTVINTCDYNQTKAATLAIADHHGPVYLRFGRPSVPNFTPENGTFEIGKAVLLNEGTDVTIIATGHLVWEALVAAEALEAKGISAEVINIHTIKPLDEEAILKSVAKTGCVVTAEEHNMLGGLGESVARTLSLHHPAPQEYVAVQDSFGESGTPDQLMEKYKLNNEAITAAAEKVVKRK, from the coding sequence ATGAAAAAATATACCAACACAGGAAATAAAGATACCCGTTCCGGTTTCGGAGCAGGATTAACCGAATTAGGACAAAAGAATGAAAATGTAGTGGCTCTTTGCGCCGATTTGATCGGATCGTTAAAGATGGATGATTTTAAAAAGAACCATCCGGAGCGCTTCTTCCAGATCGGAATTGCCGAGGCAAACATGATCGGAATCGCAGCGGGAATGACCATTGGCGGTAAAATTCCATTTACCGGAACATTTGCCAATTTCTCTACCGGACGCGTTTACGATCAGATTCGTCAGTCGGTAGCCTATTCCGATAAAAACGTAAAAATCTGTGCTTCGCACGCTGGTTTGACATTAGGAGAAGACGGAGCTACCCACCAGATTCTGGAGGATATCGGTTTGATGAAAATGTTACCGGGAATGACTGTGATCAATACTTGCGATTATAACCAGACCAAAGCAGCCACTTTAGCTATTGCCGATCATCACGGTCCGGTATATTTGCGTTTTGGCCGTCCGTCTGTTCCAAACTTCACACCGGAAAACGGAACTTTCGAAATTGGAAAAGCGGTTTTACTAAACGAAGGTACTGACGTAACCATTATCGCTACCGGACACTTAGTATGGGAAGCATTGGTAGCTGCCGAAGCTTTGGAAGCAAAAGGAATCAGTGCAGAAGTGATCAACATCCACACCATTAAACCATTGGACGAAGAAGCAATTCTAAAGTCGGTTGCTAAAACCGGATGTGTGGTAACAGCCGAAGAGCACAACATGCTTGGCGGTTTAGGCGAAAGCGTTGCCCGTACCCTATCGCTACACCACCCTGCACCACAAGAATACGTTGCTGTTCAAGACAGTTTTGGCGAAAGCGGAACTCCGGATCAGTTAATGGAGAAATACAAACTTAACAACGAAGCGATTACCGCTGCTGCTGAAAAAGTGGTAAAACGAAAATAA
- a CDS encoding transketolase produces the protein MKPNTQQLNDLTIQVRRDILRMVHAVNSGHPGGSLGCTEFLVTLYQHLMDRKEGFDMDGIGEDLFFLSNGHISPVFYSVLARSGYFPVSELATFRLINSRLQGHPTTHEGLPGIRVASGSLGQGMSVAIGAALTKKLSGDNHIVYSLHGDGELQEGQIWEAAMYASAKKVDNYIATVDLNGKQIDGTTEEVLSLGDLNAKFTAFGWDVLEIKEGNNIEAIISGMTEAKSRTGKGKPVCVLLHTEMGNGVDFMMHTHAWHGKAPNDAQLESALAQNPETLGDY, from the coding sequence ATGAAGCCTAACACTCAACAATTAAACGACTTAACAATTCAGGTTAGAAGAGATATCCTTCGTATGGTTCATGCCGTAAATTCAGGCCACCCTGGAGGTTCACTTGGATGTACAGAATTCCTTGTAACCTTATACCAACACCTGATGGACCGCAAAGAAGGTTTTGATATGGATGGTATCGGAGAAGATCTATTCTTCCTTTCTAACGGACATATTTCTCCTGTATTCTACAGCGTACTAGCACGAAGCGGTTATTTTCCGGTATCAGAATTAGCTACTTTCCGTTTGATCAATTCCCGTTTACAGGGACATCCGACTACACATGAAGGATTGCCGGGCATTCGCGTAGCATCCGGATCATTAGGACAGGGAATGTCGGTAGCTATTGGTGCTGCCTTAACTAAAAAATTAAGCGGAGACAACCATATCGTTTACAGTTTACACGGTGACGGTGAATTACAGGAAGGTCAGATCTGGGAAGCAGCAATGTATGCTTCTGCTAAAAAAGTAGACAACTATATTGCTACCGTAGACCTTAACGGAAAACAAATTGACGGTACTACCGAAGAAGTTTTATCATTGGGTGATTTGAATGCTAAATTCACAGCATTTGGATGGGATGTTTTGGAAATTAAAGAAGGGAACAACATCGAAGCGATCATTTCGGGAATGACAGAGGCCAAATCGAGAACAGGAAAAGGAAAACCAGTTTGCGTATTACTACACACCGAAATGGGTAATGGAGTTGATTTTATGATGCATACGCACGCATGGCACGGAAAAGCGCCTAACGATGCGCAATTGGAAAGCGCTCTGGCACAAAACCCTGAAACTTTAGGCGATTATTAA
- a CDS encoding MFS transporter, whose protein sequence is MKRFLTIYLDSYRGLSRPAWMLALVIFINRSGAMVLPFLGIYMTQALHFSMKEAGTVLSCFGLGAVTGSWLGGWLTDKVGHFKVQTTSLLLSVPMFCILPFFKTVETLAVGIFILSVITDSFRPANSVSVAYYAKPENITRAFSLNRMAINLGFSIGPALGGLLALISYDWLFYGNAIGAIVAGALFFFYFRNRKGNENVLKKESNVAEKEISPYKDKQFIWFNILTALYAICFFQLLSTLPLFYKEIHKLTEADIGMLLAYSGIVVFALEMLLVHLAERKMTSAQVIIMGTLLCGLSFAMLVLPGKFVLLYVSMFVLCISEILVMPFVATVTVQRSGASNRGAYMGFGALAYAVAHIVSPYCGTRLASAHGFDTLWLVTGGITILTAVGFYVVMKKME, encoded by the coding sequence ATGAAACGATTTTTAACGATCTATCTGGATTCGTACCGGGGATTGTCGCGTCCGGCATGGATGCTGGCTTTGGTTATTTTTATCAACAGAAGTGGCGCGATGGTGTTGCCTTTTTTGGGGATTTATATGACACAGGCCTTGCATTTTTCGATGAAAGAAGCCGGAACCGTATTGAGTTGTTTCGGGTTAGGTGCCGTTACGGGATCGTGGTTGGGTGGTTGGCTAACAGACAAAGTCGGACATTTTAAAGTGCAGACAACCAGTTTGTTGTTGTCGGTTCCAATGTTTTGTATATTGCCTTTTTTTAAAACAGTGGAAACGCTGGCGGTTGGAATTTTTATTCTGAGTGTGATTACAGATTCCTTCCGTCCGGCTAATTCCGTTTCGGTGGCCTATTATGCCAAACCGGAAAACATTACCCGTGCTTTTTCGTTAAACCGAATGGCGATTAATCTTGGCTTTTCCATTGGCCCGGCATTGGGCGGTTTGCTGGCACTTATTTCGTACGACTGGCTTTTCTACGGCAATGCTATTGGTGCCATTGTAGCGGGAGCTTTGTTTTTCTTTTATTTTCGAAATCGAAAAGGAAATGAAAATGTACTTAAAAAAGAATCGAACGTTGCCGAAAAAGAGATTTCACCGTATAAAGACAAGCAATTTATCTGGTTTAATATCCTTACGGCTTTATATGCTATTTGCTTCTTTCAGTTGCTGAGTACGTTGCCGTTGTTTTATAAGGAAATCCATAAATTGACGGAAGCCGATATCGGAATGTTACTGGCCTATAGCGGTATCGTGGTTTTTGCGTTGGAAATGTTACTGGTGCATCTTGCCGAACGAAAAATGACATCGGCTCAGGTGATCATCATGGGAACCCTTTTGTGTGGTTTGTCGTTTGCGATGTTGGTCTTACCGGGTAAATTCGTGCTATTATATGTTTCCATGTTTGTGTTGTGTATTTCTGAAATATTGGTGATGCCTTTTGTGGCTACGGTAACCGTGCAACGTTCCGGAGCTTCAAATCGCGGGGCGTATATGGGATTCGGTGCTTTGGCTTATGCTGTAGCGCATATCGTTTCACCCTATTGCGGAACACGTCTGGCATCGGCTCATGGATTCGATACGCTTTGGTTGGTAACCGGAGGAATAACGATTCTTACTGCTGTTGGCTTTTATGTCGTGATGAAAAAAATGGAATAA
- the tgt gene encoding tRNA guanosine(34) transglycosylase Tgt — translation MKFDLVHKDPLSKARAGSITTDHGVIETPIFMPVGTVASVKGVHQRELKNDINPDIILGNTYHLYLRPQTEILEKAGGLHKFMNWDRNILTDSGGYQVYSLSSNRKIKEEGVKFKSHIDGSYHFFSPENVMEIQRTIGADIIMAFDECTPYPCDYRYAKRSMHMTHRWLDRCIAHLDKLPFKYGYEQTFFPIVQGSTYKDLRQQSAEYIASVGAQGNAIGGLSVGEPAEEMYAMTEVVTAILPEDKPRYLMGVGTPINILENIALGIDMFDCVMPTRNARNGMLFTANGSINIKNKKWEADFSPIDEMGITFVDTEYSKAYLRHLFAANEYLGKQIATIHNLGFYMWLVREAREHIITGDFYQWKEKMVKQMSQRL, via the coding sequence ATGAAGTTCGATTTAGTACACAAAGACCCGTTGTCAAAAGCAAGAGCGGGAAGTATAACTACCGATCACGGTGTAATTGAAACACCGATATTTATGCCAGTAGGAACGGTGGCTTCCGTAAAAGGAGTACACCAACGTGAATTGAAAAACGATATTAATCCCGATATTATTTTAGGAAATACCTATCATTTATACCTGCGTCCGCAAACGGAGATTCTTGAAAAGGCCGGCGGTTTGCATAAATTCATGAACTGGGATCGTAATATTCTTACAGATAGTGGCGGTTATCAGGTGTATTCACTTTCTTCAAATCGTAAAATTAAAGAAGAAGGGGTGAAGTTTAAATCGCATATCGATGGTTCGTATCACTTCTTTTCACCCGAAAATGTAATGGAAATCCAACGTACGATCGGTGCTGATATCATCATGGCTTTTGATGAGTGTACACCATATCCGTGTGATTACCGTTACGCCAAACGTTCGATGCATATGACGCACCGTTGGTTGGATCGTTGTATTGCACATTTGGATAAATTACCGTTTAAATACGGCTACGAACAGACATTTTTCCCAATTGTTCAGGGAAGTACCTATAAAGATTTACGCCAACAATCGGCAGAATATATCGCTAGTGTTGGCGCACAAGGGAATGCTATCGGCGGACTTTCGGTTGGGGAACCGGCAGAAGAAATGTATGCGATGACCGAAGTGGTAACGGCTATTTTGCCGGAAGATAAACCGCGTTACCTGATGGGCGTAGGAACACCAATTAATATTTTGGAAAACATCGCGTTGGGTATCGATATGTTCGACTGTGTGATGCCAACCCGTAATGCGCGTAACGGAATGTTGTTTACGGCGAACGGTTCCATCAATATCAAAAACAAAAAATGGGAAGCTGATTTCTCTCCTATCGATGAGATGGGGATTACTTTTGTAGATACCGAATATTCAAAAGCCTATTTACGCCATTTGTTTGCGGCCAATGAATACCTGGGGAAACAAATTGCAACGATTCACAATCTGGGCTTTTATATGTGGTTGGTTCGCGAAGCCAGAGAACATATCATAACTGGTGATTTTTATCAATGGAAAGAAAAAATGGTAAAACAAATGAGCCAACGTTTATAA
- a CDS encoding LptF/LptG family permease: protein MKIIDKYILKRYLVTFSVMLLMFIPIGIVIDVSEKINKMLANKVPLTAILKYYYDFTIYFANLLFPIFLFLSVIWFTSKLANNTEIIAILSSGISFTRFLRPYIIGATLVSLFSLVMGFFLVPKASQGFNDFRYNYLSNSPTVRENQDVYRQISKDEFIYVSNFNYESKIAFNFTYEKFKGDQLEYKINASRIKWNPEDSTYTLYNYSKRTIGELDDKLEKRDQMKMKMEFDLEDLTPVVYVAETMNLGELNRFIEKEKQRGSPNINTYLVVKYKKFSIPVSAFILTIIAVSVSSMKRRGGMGVNLALGIAIAFTFIFFDKIFATLAEKSSVPPLVAVWFSNVVFGILAIYLLRNAKR from the coding sequence ATGAAAATAATTGACAAATATATTTTAAAACGTTATCTGGTAACATTTTCGGTAATGTTATTGATGTTTATCCCGATTGGGATTGTAATCGACGTTTCCGAAAAGATCAATAAAATGCTGGCGAACAAAGTTCCGCTAACAGCGATTTTAAAATACTATTACGACTTTACAATATATTTTGCCAACCTGCTTTTTCCGATATTCCTGTTTTTATCGGTAATCTGGTTTACGTCCAAGTTGGCCAATAATACCGAAATTATAGCCATTTTGAGTTCCGGTATTTCGTTTACCCGCTTTTTGCGACCCTATATTATTGGAGCGACGCTGGTGTCGTTGTTTTCCTTGGTAATGGGTTTCTTTCTGGTGCCTAAAGCCAGTCAGGGGTTTAATGATTTCCGCTACAATTACCTGTCAAATAGTCCTACCGTCAGGGAAAACCAGGACGTTTACAGGCAAATCAGTAAAGACGAATTTATCTACGTTAGTAATTTTAATTACGAATCGAAGATCGCTTTTAATTTTACTTACGAAAAATTCAAAGGGGATCAGTTGGAATATAAAATTAATGCCAGCCGGATTAAATGGAACCCGGAAGATAGTACCTATACCTTGTATAATTATTCCAAACGAACGATTGGAGAATTGGACGATAAACTGGAAAAACGCGATCAGATGAAGATGAAAATGGAGTTTGATCTGGAAGATCTTACGCCGGTGGTCTATGTGGCCGAAACCATGAATCTGGGCGAGTTAAACCGCTTTATCGAAAAAGAAAAACAACGGGGTTCCCCCAATATCAATACCTATCTGGTGGTAAAATACAAAAAATTCAGTATCCCGGTTTCAGCTTTTATCCTTACGATCATTGCGGTTTCCGTTTCCTCTATGAAACGAAGAGGAGGGATGGGAGTGAATCTGGCCTTGGGGATCGCTATTGCCTTTACCTTTATTTTCTTTGATAAGATCTTTGCGACGCTGGCCGAAAAATCCAGTGTGCCGCCGTTGGTAGCCGTCTGGTTCTCCAATGTCGTATTCGGAATCTTAGCTATTTATCTCCTCAGAAATGCCAAACGATAA
- a CDS encoding DMT family transporter produces MPNDNIKSYLHLHLIVFIWGFTAILGGLISLDALPLVWYRMMIALLLLFLFLLVRKRPIGASGKILAGFLLGGLVIALHWLTFFMAIKVSNISVTLACLSTGAFFASFLEPIFYGRKMIWYEVLFGLIVIVGLGIIFNVEGDHIEGIVLALTSAFLSALFSVINGKFAQKHEASVITFYELLGGVGFLTLYMLFSGYFTPSFFELSLSDCIWLLVLGSICTAYAFLASVKVMKYLSPYTVMLTINLEPIYGIILAVLVFQDKEKMSPSFYVGAAIILLTVILNGIAKNYKKIKTN; encoded by the coding sequence ATGCCAAACGATAATATTAAAAGTTACCTACATCTCCATTTAATTGTTTTTATCTGGGGATTCACGGCTATTTTAGGAGGATTGATTTCATTGGATGCGTTACCATTGGTGTGGTATCGTATGATGATCGCTTTGCTGTTGCTTTTCCTGTTTCTGTTAGTTCGTAAAAGACCTATTGGAGCCTCGGGAAAAATATTGGCGGGTTTTCTGCTCGGCGGACTTGTGATTGCCTTGCATTGGCTTACGTTTTTTATGGCGATTAAAGTCTCTAATATCTCTGTAACACTCGCCTGTTTGTCTACAGGTGCCTTTTTTGCCTCCTTTCTGGAACCGATATTCTACGGTCGGAAAATGATCTGGTACGAGGTGTTGTTCGGTCTTATCGTAATTGTTGGACTGGGAATTATCTTTAATGTGGAAGGCGATCATATAGAAGGAATTGTTCTGGCACTGACATCCGCTTTTTTATCGGCATTATTTTCGGTGATCAACGGAAAATTCGCTCAAAAACACGAAGCTTCCGTGATTACATTTTATGAATTGTTAGGCGGTGTTGGGTTTTTAACCCTCTATATGTTGTTTAGCGGTTATTTTACACCATCGTTTTTTGAATTGTCGCTATCCGATTGCATCTGGCTTTTGGTGTTGGGATCGATTTGTACAGCTTATGCCTTCCTGGCTTCGGTAAAAGTAATGAAATACCTGAGCCCGTATACCGTAATGCTAACCATTAATCTGGAGCCGATTTACGGGATAATTCTGGCGGTTCTGGTTTTTCAGGATAAAGAAAAAATGAGCCCGTCGTTTTATGTCGGAGCGGCTATAATCCTGCTTACGGTAATCCTGAACGGCATAGCCAAGAACTATAAAAAAATAAAAACAAATTAA